The nucleotide sequence TAGGTTTAGTATTAAGCGATTGTGAAGATGATTCTGAAAATTCTGAGAaagtgagatttttttttcagaaacaaTGCGTAGATCAGATGCAATGAAAGAATATCCTGCATACTTATTAATTTTCAATAAGTAATTAGGTtttctaataataaaatgatCAAAAGGAACCCTGAAAAATTCAAATGACGACTAGCTatgatgatgagttctgtgacctTTAAACATATATTTACTCCCTTAATCATCTTTTATAAAGTCTTTAGCTGTTAATGAACTggttcaaagttttttttgttaccaaaacagtaaaataacaaAGTGGTACACTtagatataaaataattatgggtAAACAATTTgcctttaaatttttttttcgtaacactGCACGCCATGGTTCAACTGTCCcaagaaaataaatgtatgcTCTTGTATTATAGCACCACCCTGATTTGGTAGGTACTGTAGGATCAATTTACACCAGAAAAGGCACATGCCGGATCCTTAAAGGTGTAATCGCTCTTATTCAAGCAGTTTACCGGATTATTATAAGAGTATTATCCTTGTAAGAACTTAAGGAACTTAATAAAACGACTATAAGACGGAATAGCTATACATAGGTATAAATTGCGCCCAAATGCGGTTTTATAAACGTTTCTACATTTTGCTGCTTGGGAAGCTCCTGCGCCCGAAGATAAGCTCCGGTGCGGTCGGGTTTCATTATTCGATGTCGTAATGAACATTACGATactgccgtgttcataatagaatccaatgtcgtaatgcagCAAAtagaggatttactatatgcgTGTAGATAAAGAATTACTTATAACACGTTTTTCTGAACGCATTCCAACAATCGTTCTCTAGCTCGATTCGCGCGCGATATAATTATGAAATGTAATCGTACCGGCTCTCCTCGTTATGTTCGTAAGGAAACGTCGGGTCGTTCGCCAGAAAATATTCGATTCCCGTCATCATGAGCAGCAACGCGTCGAGCAGGGGCGCGGCCAGCGGCGGCCAGCGCGCGGGCAGGCGGCGCGTGGCCGCGTCGCGCAGGTGCGGCGCCCCGCCCGGCGCCCCCGGCGCCCCGCCCGGCGCCCCCGGCGCCCCCGGCCCCCGCGCCACCAGCCCGACAGCGTCACGTACTGGAagcccggcggcggcggccagtCGGCGCCCCCGTCCTCGCCGGCCGCGCGCAGCACCAGCCAGGCGTAGCCGCGCGCGGGGCCCATGCCGGCCTCCGCCGCCGcgtgcagcgcgcgcgccgccgccgccgcgcccgcgtcCAGCACCACGACGCGCGCGTCCAGCACTCGCAGCGCCGCCAGTGctgccgccgcgccgccctCGCTCAGCGCCTGCTCGTGCACCACCAGCGAGCCCGAGCTCGAGAAGTTCTGCCACCTGCAACAGACCCCTCGTTTGTTTGCAAATTTGTCCGAGCCGAGCCGACCCGCAGCCGCAGCCGCAGGCCGCAGAGGCGTGATCCGGTGCGCCACTCACTTGGCGGCGTGGGCCTCGTCGCGCAGCACGGCCAGGCGCCGCCAGCCGCAGCGCCCCAGCAGCCAGCGCAGCGCCGCCAGCAGCCGGCGCCCGTCCGGCGACACGGCGCACGCGCGTCCCTGTCCCTCGTCGTCGGCCAGCACCAGCGGCACGTACCCCGGCGCCAGCtgggcgccgcccgcgcccatGACCACCGCGCCGGCCACCAGCGTCACCAACCAGTCCCTCTTCATGGTGTCGAACACCCTCAAGGAGCCCCCGACGTCGTCGCAGTCCACCGTCGCGTTGGCGAAGACTAGTTATGGGTCGAGAGAACATTTTCATTACTTCAAAGAGTTAAAGACCgagaccaacttccagtactcagattgacttgaaatttggaatacttatgcaAATCACGTGACAATGTAATAATCTaatagtgacatcttggtaggatcgtctccgcaggacggaactcttgaACGGTTAGTAGCatcgacttcaaatttggtatgcaaatgtaatttggatgacaatgcaagtacactcatcaaataagcttgtattaaaatgctGCTGTgccgttgtctgtttgtctataatcaaattttgcaagtaaaatttctaccaacttccagtagttggttTGACTGAAATGAATGGaatggtatacttatgtaagtaaattgcgtgacaatagaataatctggtaatgacatcctggtagtctggccagaggatcgtctccacaggacggaactttcTCCCCTTGAAGAATGTTCTCGAGAACTCAAGAGCAAAATTCCGATGCGAGAACATTCTCGAGAATTTACCATCAGTAGCGAAGAGGAGCGTCACGTTCGTTCCGGTCTCGTTCCAGTAGTCCGCGACGACGCTTCTGACGGCGGAGTGGAAGTCGTCGAGGCGCCGGCGGTCGCCGCACGTCTGCACGTACAGATAGAGGGGGGCTCGGGGCAGTCGACCCAGTGGCGcagggcgccgcgcgcgctgGCGGCCGCCTCGCAGGCCGCCTCGTCGGGCCCCAGCGCGCGCTCGTTGCGCAGCAGGCGCCGCAGCGTGGCCGGCGCCGGCCGGAAGCGCTCCAGCACGCACGGCACGCGCGGCATGTACTTCTTGATGAGCTTCAGCGGCGCCGCCAGCACGGACACGGCggcggccggcgccgcgcccggCAGCGGCGGCGCCGGCTGCACGCGCTCGCCGCCCGCCGCGTCCTGCGCCTGCCACCAGTCGTAGTCCACGAACAGGAAGGAGCGGCCGTGGTGGCGCAGCGCGCGCTGCAGCGCGGCGGGGCGCAGCGCCACGGGCCGCAGCGGCGGGGGGGggccgcagcgcgcgcgcgcgctcGCACAGCTCCCGCGCCAGCCGCGTCGCCTCCTCCGCCGCCCCCGCGCCTTCCTCCGCCACCAACACCACGGCTATGCACTCGGTGTCATTCGAAGAACACGTACAATTCAGCCAGTCGCTGTgtgaataatagtagattgataaccaacgGTGGAAAGTGTCCCATTTCACCTGGGATATTTCtcgttcgaggggaaatgggtaatttcacccgagtaaGACActatacttttcatttcgactgtgaggaaagaaGAATactaagtacaaaaaaataagaatcataataaattgaatttacttaggtatatccaacctccaacggtaccttttcgatcTGGCCACTAGCTTGaaacggccgactataaaaaaaatcgagttggtcacgaccaaggagcttatatacaaactGGAGATTGAACGCcaaacgaagaagtttgacctttattacttatttatacatTTCATGAATTCCAtctcacgaccaaggagcttttATACCTATGTACAAAACTGGAGGTGGAACGCGGAACGAAgtagtttgacctttattacttacttatatattccatctctttcttaacctaactaaggaaagagatggaatatgttcgtgatgtaataaagatcaaatttcttgtttcaaacggatgttcggcgttcaaccttcagtgttgtattgtatataagctccttggtcacgacgtgcatctagatggccatgccgaaaagtgaaaaaaaagtgtcattgacgtaactcaattctctttgactccgtggctaatcgaaaaattaaaaaaaaaattactttctactttagagatgaaaacgcaattttccacccggctatctaaactaaactaaactaactaactaaactttccgaacaggagagatgaaaaaatatttgtttgaatatAAATTTTGCCAGTTCTTACAGTTAAAAGAATGAACTCGATCGTTTGATCTACGAGTAAAAGTTGACCCGTCACCGTAGGTTGCATATCAGTCGGGCGGTCTCACCTGGACGGCGGCGGCAGCTCCTCGTCGAGGCGCTCGTCGCGCGGCGCCAGGAAGCGGCAGTCGGCGCGGCGCAGGTCGTGCCAGGAGCGGcagtcggcggcggcggcggggcgcgccgcgccagcagccggCGCGCGACCGGCGCGGCGCCGCCGTGGACCGAGTAGTACGCGCCGCCGAGCCCCATGAAGAAGTCCCGCCCCTCCGCGACCGCGCACGGCTCGCCGCGCCACGCCGCCGCCACTGATAACGGAAACGCTTTCGCCGACCTCGACCTGCACATGGCACATGACGCGCGGACTGAGTAGGTATGACGCCTGGACTCAATATTTAATTCATCAGTTTTTCCGCACAAACAGTCCTAACATCGTGATCCTCGTTCTCATTACAAAGACGCTCTAAAAATGTTATGTCTACATTCCGGGGTCGATTTCGGTTTTCTGCAGACAGACATCATGAAGTCGCGGCGCCCCAGCCAGCGTTTGAGTATGAACGAGTAACACTTAATAAAAGCTTCGTATtccactgatattataaatgcagaAGTTTGttaagcctgtttgtttgtatcattttaaagtttaaactgctgaactgattttgctgaaattcggtatacaaataggtCGGTATACGGAGTTGTGAAGCAGCAGCTTAGTACTTAGTTTACAAAGTTAGGACGAACGCTAGCTGGAGCGGGTGCCGGAGCGGGCGCACGCTTGCGGATGCGGATACAAGTAAAATCCATCGCATGAATCGCAGTTAGCGATCCATGCGCACCGTGTCAGCTAGCGTTGGCCCCGAGAGGTATCGAGCGGTGCGGGCCGACCTGTTCCATTCTTTGAACAGGCGACTCGAGTAGTTCAGCAGCGGACAGAGGTCGGCGGGAGCGTCCTCGCGCAGGAGCACGGCGTCGGCGGGCAGCCCCAGCCCCAGCCGCAGCGTCACGGCCAGCAGCGCGTGgaccgcgcgcgccgcgccgccgcccagcAGCCACAGCGGCGCcaccggcgcgcgcgccgcccgccgccccgcgCGGTCAGCGTCTGCGGCACCCCACACacacgttcatcatcatcatccatcatcatcagcccgaagacgtccactgctggacaaaggcctcccccttagaacgccacaatgaacgacaacttgccacttgcatccaccggtttcccgccactctcacgatgtcgtcagtccacctggtgggaggcctgccaacgcttcgtcttccggttcgtggtcgccactcgaggacttttctcccccaacggttatctgttcttcgagcgatgtggcctgcccattgccacttcaatttgcatatttttccagctatgtcagtgactttagttcttcgacgaatttccgtattccggat is from Choristoneura fumiferana chromosome 3, NRCan_CFum_1, whole genome shotgun sequence and encodes:
- the LOC141426285 gene encoding uncharacterized protein, coding for MRVPRGPRALLAAVAALSALSALGVSSALSALNAPSTPSTPSALSALKAESTLSALNLPSTLNSRSTLSALSLPSTPRGLSALNSPSTPSALSAPSDADPLYAKPGNYCAALKEALDADRAGRRAARAPVAPLWLLGGGAARAVHALLAVTLRLGLGLPADAVLLREDAPADLCPLLNYSSRLFKEWNRSRSAKAFPLSVAAAWRGEPCAVAEGRDFFMGLGGAYYSVHGGAAPVARRLLARRAPPPPPTAAPGTTCAAPTAASWRRATSASTRSCRRRPATG